One region of Desulfobacterales bacterium genomic DNA includes:
- a CDS encoding methylenetetrahydrofolate reductase, with the protein MKLKEAIEKKQFVVTSEIQTPIDDTPEDLVRSLAPIRGRVDGVSLTKVELEGVVGDTIKTCQLLQQSQIEPIYQTTTRDKNRLQLQKDLIDAHQSGIENLLVFTEDYRITGDSLQEMMFFHVDAGKLQSVLAHIRQGHTVDGEALPSAPDFLIGSGVESCWGKQVPDLELREMEEMTKVGAGYFLTTPVFDLDQFAKFLKRIDTFGVPVIAEVMILRTAGMARFLNRHLKSGMVPEWMIQKMTREPDRQKASIEIFSDTVNGLKHLCQGVHIITIGGEDKLRLYLDAARLK; encoded by the coding sequence ATGAAGCTCAAGGAAGCGATTGAAAAAAAGCAGTTTGTCGTCACATCGGAAATCCAGACCCCGATCGATGACACGCCGGAAGATCTGGTGCGCAGCCTTGCCCCGATTCGCGGTCGTGTGGACGGCGTATCGCTGACCAAGGTGGAGTTGGAGGGCGTGGTCGGCGACACCATTAAGACCTGTCAGCTTCTTCAGCAAAGCCAGATCGAGCCGATCTATCAAACCACGACCCGGGATAAAAATCGCCTTCAACTGCAAAAGGATTTGATCGACGCGCACCAGAGCGGCATCGAAAACCTTCTGGTATTTACCGAAGATTATCGCATTACGGGTGATAGTTTGCAGGAAATGATGTTTTTTCATGTGGATGCGGGAAAACTGCAATCCGTATTGGCGCATATCCGGCAAGGCCATACCGTTGACGGGGAAGCATTGCCCTCGGCACCCGATTTTCTGATCGGTTCCGGTGTGGAGTCCTGCTGGGGCAAACAGGTGCCGGATCTGGAATTAAGGGAAATGGAAGAGATGACCAAAGTCGGCGCGGGGTATTTTTTGACTACGCCGGTGTTCGACCTGGATCAGTTTGCCAAATTTCTAAAACGAATCGATACGTTCGGGGTTCCCGTCATCGCGGAAGTCATGATCTTGCGAACGGCCGGCATGGCCCGGTTTCTTAACCGGCATCTGAAGTCCGGTATGGTGCCGGAGTGGATGATACAAAAGATGACCCGGGAGCCGGACCGACAGAAGGCGAGCATTGAAATTTTTTCTGATACCGTCAACGGGTTGAAACATCTTTGCCAGGGGGTTCATATCATTACCATCGGCGGAGAAGACAAACTTCGGCTCTATCTGGATGCCGCCCGGCTGAAATAG
- a CDS encoding YwbE family protein, translating to MTNGTQRADILSGQKVSIVLKQDQRSGKLTEGIVRDILTKSPTHPHGIKVRLENGLVGRVKAIQD from the coding sequence ATGACCAACGGAACCCAAAGAGCCGATATTCTATCCGGCCAAAAAGTTTCCATTGTTTTGAAGCAGGACCAGAGAAGCGGAAAACTGACCGAAGGCATCGTGCGGGATATTCTGACAAAATCCCCCACGCATCCTCACGGAATAAAGGTCCGTCTGGAAAACGGCCTGGTTGGAAGGGTTAAAGCCATTCAAGACTGA
- the nuoE gene encoding NADH-quinone oxidoreductase subunit NuoE: protein MTPPPIDWDKLAATIEKFKDQKWGLIPLLQEIQAHFGYIPPDTIDPIAEAMNLFPAQVQGVINFYAGFSLEPKGKYVIKVCRGTACHVKGSESLLRLMKRELNVGEGETTPDYRFTLETAACLGACALAPTMMVNKNYFGKVSPAKVSSTLGEYGKPDHEEDTQ, encoded by the coding sequence ATGACTCCTCCGCCGATTGATTGGGATAAGCTGGCAGCAACGATTGAAAAGTTTAAAGACCAAAAATGGGGGCTGATTCCCCTGCTGCAGGAGATTCAGGCGCATTTCGGCTATATTCCGCCCGATACCATCGACCCCATTGCCGAGGCGATGAATCTCTTTCCCGCGCAGGTTCAGGGAGTGATCAATTTTTACGCCGGGTTTTCATTGGAACCCAAGGGCAAATACGTGATCAAGGTCTGCCGGGGAACGGCCTGCCATGTCAAGGGCAGCGAAAGCCTTTTACGGCTCATGAAAAGGGAGCTGAATGTCGGAGAGGGCGAGACCACGCCGGATTACCGGTTTACCCTGGAAACCGCGGCTTGTCTCGGCGCCTGCGCGCTGGCGCCGACGATGATGGTGAACAAGAATTATTTCGGCAAGGTTTCTCCTGCCAAGGTCAGCTCCACGCTGGGCGAATACGGAAAACCCGACCACGAAGAAGACACGCAATGA
- a CDS encoding molybdopterin-dependent oxidoreductase, whose protein sequence is MVISIDGKTVSCRAGTSILEAADQLGIRIPRLCHHPDLKPFGACRLCLVEDEKTGRLMAACVTPVAPHLAVQTHSPRVVNHRRNIIRLMIAEHPESCIVCSKGNRCGLRQVAAQYGVGETHLYPMANARPLEQANPFITRDLSKCILCGKCIRADHELVAVGAIDYNHRGFRSRPATVHEADLGASECTFCGTCVSICPTGALALKGGAYVGTPVVESDSVCGFCGVGCRLAMGAAYEKITEVNPAGGPDSVNGATLCVRGHFAHDFLNTPKRLHGPLIRTPHPDTGESDLAPASWEAALCRVSDRFRRIIAQSGPQSIGFLGSSKCTLEENYLFQKLARVTVQTNHIDNGGFVSGQRLVMHLDEKTGGRWRRNPLSWLDSAESILVIGADPNHSVPVVSYYLKRAAQRGVPLIVVDPRRTELVKWATAWLRINPRSDLELLNGLAACLLERNGYDAAFIDKHTEGFGLYRYGLSSLNRDRVCRMTGLEKSRIERAADLLHGKKISVVVGHGILQQQYGAHSLGALINLSLLSGGFGVRPAGFYVLIRENNAMGAMDMGAVPNLLPGRRSLTHEAVRKSWEKAWKTTLSPDPGLDMVRMIEAAEKGFLKALYIMGENPVRSLPESDRVKKALQKLEFLVVQDIVQNETTAIADVVLSGAAFSEKGGAFTNLEGRIQSFSPVVSPPGLARADWWILDSLGGKMGNAAPYGSVDKIDEEIRRLVPMYAQLDGRAQGWIGAEQPNGAHPISFSAVVSTEEAPVAEDFPVTAIIGSQRYHLGSGTRTGLSPRIRAVDVQARAEISPQDAEALNVSDAGRVRIVSHCGELTRDVRVNGDLSPGQVFVPTGVENNSALALIGLDALSGARPAGWKTCPVRLEKVD, encoded by the coding sequence ATGGTCATTTCCATTGACGGGAAAACCGTCAGTTGCCGGGCCGGCACCAGTATTCTCGAAGCCGCCGACCAGCTCGGCATTCGGATTCCGAGATTATGCCATCACCCGGATTTAAAACCCTTCGGCGCGTGCCGGCTTTGTCTGGTGGAAGATGAAAAAACGGGTCGCCTGATGGCGGCCTGCGTCACGCCGGTGGCCCCGCACCTGGCGGTGCAGACCCACTCGCCCAGAGTCGTGAATCACCGGCGGAACATTATTCGCCTCATGATCGCCGAGCACCCGGAATCCTGCATCGTGTGCAGCAAGGGAAACCGCTGCGGGCTGCGTCAGGTCGCGGCCCAATACGGCGTGGGAGAGACGCATCTTTATCCCATGGCCAACGCAAGGCCGCTGGAGCAGGCAAACCCTTTTATAACCCGGGATTTGAGCAAGTGCATTCTCTGCGGAAAATGCATTCGGGCGGACCATGAACTGGTGGCGGTGGGAGCGATCGACTATAATCATCGTGGGTTTCGCTCCAGGCCGGCAACCGTCCATGAAGCGGATCTGGGCGCTTCGGAATGCACGTTTTGCGGCACCTGCGTTTCAATCTGTCCCACGGGCGCCTTGGCACTCAAAGGCGGCGCCTATGTGGGCACGCCGGTCGTTGAATCCGATTCCGTTTGCGGCTTTTGCGGGGTGGGATGCCGGCTTGCGATGGGCGCAGCCTATGAAAAAATCACTGAAGTCAATCCCGCAGGCGGGCCCGATTCGGTCAATGGTGCCACGCTCTGTGTTCGCGGCCACTTTGCCCATGATTTTCTGAATACCCCGAAACGGCTTCACGGGCCTTTGATTCGAACCCCTCATCCGGACACCGGAGAATCCGACCTCGCGCCGGCATCCTGGGAGGCGGCACTCTGCCGGGTGTCGGATCGCTTCAGGCGGATTATTGCGCAAAGCGGTCCGCAGAGCATCGGATTTCTGGGTTCATCCAAATGCACCCTTGAGGAAAATTACCTGTTTCAAAAGCTTGCTCGCGTTACCGTCCAAACGAACCACATCGATAACGGCGGGTTCGTTTCCGGCCAACGCCTGGTGATGCATTTGGATGAAAAGACCGGCGGCAGATGGCGGCGCAACCCGCTGTCATGGCTTGACAGCGCCGAGAGCATCCTGGTGATCGGCGCGGATCCCAACCACTCGGTGCCCGTGGTCAGCTATTACCTGAAGCGGGCGGCGCAAAGAGGGGTCCCTCTGATCGTGGTGGACCCCAGGCGAACGGAGTTGGTTAAATGGGCCACCGCATGGCTGCGGATCAACCCGCGGTCGGATCTGGAACTGCTGAACGGGCTGGCGGCTTGCCTGCTGGAGCGAAACGGGTATGACGCTGCGTTTATTGATAAGCATACGGAAGGCTTCGGTCTGTATCGCTATGGGCTTTCCTCCCTGAACAGGGACCGGGTCTGCCGAATGACCGGGCTAGAAAAAAGCCGAATTGAGCGCGCAGCGGATCTTCTGCACGGCAAGAAGATATCGGTGGTGGTGGGGCATGGGATTTTGCAGCAGCAATACGGCGCTCATTCGCTGGGAGCCCTGATCAACTTAAGTCTTTTGTCCGGCGGGTTCGGTGTGCGTCCCGCGGGGTTTTACGTCCTTATAAGGGAAAACAATGCGATGGGTGCCATGGATATGGGGGCGGTGCCGAATCTGCTGCCCGGTCGCCGGTCGCTCACTCATGAAGCGGTTCGCAAATCCTGGGAAAAGGCATGGAAAACCACCTTGTCGCCGGATCCGGGCCTGGATATGGTGCGAATGATTGAGGCGGCGGAAAAAGGGTTTTTGAAGGCGCTTTATATCATGGGGGAAAACCCGGTTCGATCCCTGCCCGAGTCCGATCGCGTGAAAAAAGCGCTTCAAAAACTGGAATTTCTGGTGGTTCAGGACATCGTGCAGAACGAGACCACGGCGATCGCCGATGTCGTGCTTTCCGGTGCCGCATTCAGCGAAAAGGGCGGCGCTTTCACGAATCTGGAAGGCCGCATTCAGTCGTTCTCGCCGGTGGTCTCGCCGCCGGGCCTTGCCCGGGCGGACTGGTGGATTCTCGATTCACTGGGCGGGAAAATGGGGAACGCGGCGCCTTATGGCAGTGTGGATAAAATAGACGAAGAAATTCGGCGGCTGGTGCCCATGTATGCCCAACTGGATGGTCGGGCACAGGGCTGGATCGGGGCGGAGCAACCAAACGGGGCGCATCCGATATCCTTTTCGGCGGTGGTGTCCACTGAAGAGGCGCCCGTTGCCGAAGACTTCCCGGTGACGGCGATTATCGGCTCACAGCGGTATCATCTGGGCAGCGGCACGAGAACCGGCCTTTCTCCGCGCATTCGGGCGGTCGATGTTCAAGCGCGCGCGGAGATATCGCCGCAGGACGCTGAAGCGCTGAATGTAAGCGACGCAGGGCGAGTGCGCATTGTCTCCCACTGCGGGGAATTGACGCGCGATGTCCGGGTGAACGGCGACTTGTCGCCGGGGCAGGTGTTTGTGCCGACGGGTGTGGAGAATAATTCCGCTCTGGCCCTGATCGGGTTGGACGCGCTTTCAGGGGCTCGTCCCGCCGGGTGGAAAACCTGCCCGGTCAGGCTGGAAAAGGTCGATTGA
- a CDS encoding response regulator, protein MEDILTVFKASQYCSVSSKTIINWIEAGHIKAYKTVGGHRRINRSDLEAFMRKQGIPIPETGVADERIRILVVDDDPIIVETIVQALEEDEFDYEVISASDGFEAGLQVNHFAPHLMILDIMMPDIKGYEVCKRIKDHPDTRHMKIIVLSAYLDEEKFKKMTEYGADACFSKPFPLPQLKEEVARQLQLR, encoded by the coding sequence ATGGAAGATATCCTCACCGTATTCAAAGCCAGTCAGTACTGTAGCGTGTCCAGCAAAACCATCATTAACTGGATCGAAGCCGGACACATCAAAGCCTATAAAACCGTCGGCGGCCATCGCCGCATCAACCGCAGCGATCTTGAAGCGTTTATGAGAAAGCAGGGCATACCGATTCCCGAAACCGGTGTGGCCGATGAGAGAATCAGAATCCTGGTGGTGGATGATGACCCGATTATCGTGGAAACCATTGTGCAGGCCCTGGAAGAAGATGAATTCGACTATGAGGTGATCTCAGCCTCAGATGGATTTGAAGCCGGGCTTCAGGTGAACCATTTTGCGCCGCATCTGATGATTCTCGATATCATGATGCCGGATATCAAGGGCTATGAGGTCTGCAAAAGGATCAAGGACCACCCGGATACCCGACACATGAAGATCATCGTGTTGTCCGCTTATCTGGACGAAGAAAAATTTAAAAAGATGACGGAGTATGGCGCAGACGCCTGTTTCTCCAAGCCTTTCCCGCTGCCTCAACTGAAAGAAGAAGTCGCCCGACAGCTCCAGTTGCGCTGA
- a CDS encoding ABC transporter substrate-binding protein, producing MMRPAHRLAAVVAALAMGMFAGIATAGETIKLGAFFDLSGPAAFIGTPTKLVAEMVVDKINHEGGVNGQKLELIIGDTEGDPAKAANIAKKFIYKDKVVAIIGPTRTDTGMAVKKIIHEGKLPAFMTVGGDPVIMGGPKLGPFEWVFKSPQRSSVAVKRLYMYLKDKGLTKIALLTASDSFGKDGERWLNSMASEFGLEIVAKESFGPRDTDMTAQLTNVKNAKPQALIVWTIGPAGAIVSKNKAQLGIDLPLFQCHGLPDPKYIELAGKAAEGDRMPATKLMVGDALPDSDPQKPVIKEFIRLYKDQYGFDKQFPINTHSGYAWDAIMIVADAMKKAGTQADALRTAIEQTKGYVGVSGVYNLTPEDHNGLDVDSMVIVQVKDGRFVMAE from the coding sequence ATGATGAGACCAGCACATCGATTGGCGGCTGTGGTCGCCGCACTGGCAATGGGGATGTTCGCGGGAATCGCAACCGCCGGGGAGACCATTAAACTAGGCGCTTTTTTTGACCTGTCCGGTCCGGCCGCGTTTATCGGCACGCCGACCAAGCTGGTGGCCGAGATGGTTGTGGACAAAATCAACCACGAAGGGGGTGTCAACGGCCAAAAGCTTGAGTTGATCATTGGCGACACCGAGGGAGACCCGGCCAAGGCGGCCAACATTGCAAAAAAATTCATTTACAAGGACAAGGTGGTCGCCATCATCGGTCCCACCCGTACCGATACCGGAATGGCGGTCAAGAAGATCATTCACGAGGGAAAGCTGCCCGCCTTCATGACCGTCGGCGGGGATCCGGTCATCATGGGCGGCCCCAAACTGGGACCGTTTGAGTGGGTGTTCAAGTCGCCCCAACGCTCTTCGGTAGCGGTCAAACGTCTCTATATGTACTTAAAAGACAAAGGGCTTACCAAAATAGCCCTGCTTACCGCATCCGATAGTTTCGGCAAGGACGGGGAAAGGTGGCTGAACAGCATGGCTTCCGAATTCGGTCTTGAGATCGTGGCCAAAGAATCCTTTGGCCCCAGGGATACCGACATGACGGCCCAGTTGACCAACGTCAAAAATGCCAAGCCCCAGGCCCTGATTGTCTGGACCATTGGACCTGCCGGCGCCATTGTTTCCAAGAATAAAGCCCAATTGGGCATCGACTTGCCGCTGTTTCAATGCCATGGGCTGCCGGACCCCAAGTATATCGAACTGGCCGGAAAGGCTGCTGAAGGCGATCGCATGCCGGCCACCAAACTGATGGTGGGCGACGCCCTGCCGGATTCAGATCCCCAGAAACCGGTCATCAAGGAGTTTATTCGGCTCTACAAGGATCAATACGGCTTTGACAAGCAATTTCCCATCAACACGCATTCCGGGTATGCGTGGGACGCCATCATGATCGTGGCCGATGCCATGAAAAAAGCGGGCACGCAAGCCGATGCCCTGCGCACGGCCATCGAACAGACAAAGGGCTATGTGGGGGTTTCCGGCGTTTATAATCTGACACCCGAGGATCACAACGGCCTGGACGTGGATTCCATGGTGATCGTGCAGGTAAAGGACGGCCGGTTCGTTATGGCGGAATAA
- a CDS encoding stress response translation initiation inhibitor YciH, translating to MNDNSRLVYSTQTGRICPTCGLPAAACSCKKRKKQNQPAPYPVQSKHDGIVRIQKEVKGRGGKCVSVIYGLEMDDTRLKQIAKQLKSICGTGGAVKDGTIIIQGDHRQKLQAELQQQGIVAKLAGG from the coding sequence ATGAATGACAACTCGCGCCTGGTCTATTCCACCCAAACCGGCAGGATATGCCCGACATGCGGACTACCGGCCGCCGCATGCAGCTGCAAGAAAAGAAAAAAACAAAACCAGCCGGCACCGTACCCCGTCCAGAGTAAACACGACGGAATCGTTCGCATTCAAAAAGAGGTGAAAGGCCGCGGCGGCAAATGCGTCAGCGTCATTTATGGATTGGAGATGGATGACACCCGGCTTAAGCAGATAGCCAAACAGTTGAAATCTATTTGCGGGACCGGTGGCGCCGTCAAAGACGGCACCATTATCATTCAGGGAGATCATCGCCAAAAATTGCAGGCCGAGCTTCAACAGCAAGGGATAGTAGCCAAGTTGGCCGGAGGATGA
- a CDS encoding Zeta toxin family protein, translating to MPTCWMIAGPNGAGKTTFALDYLPEVTGCSNFINADLIAAGLSPLAPNRELVAASRLFLQEIEARIGRGEDFAFETTLSGRGHLKLINRLRKDGWQVELIYLALPNVETSKFRVAERVSHGGHSIPERDIVRRFPRSLINLFTLFSSAVNRCVCLMNDTKDPVLTFEQQGKNRDIHQEAYFKLLSKEAGL from the coding sequence ATGCCCACCTGCTGGATGATCGCCGGTCCCAACGGTGCGGGGAAAACCACCTTTGCGCTGGATTATCTCCCCGAGGTGACGGGCTGCTCGAACTTTATTAACGCGGATCTGATCGCGGCCGGTTTATCCCCGCTGGCGCCGAACCGGGAACTCGTTGCGGCAAGCCGACTTTTTCTACAAGAAATAGAGGCACGTATTGGCCGAGGAGAGGATTTCGCTTTTGAAACCACACTTTCGGGACGGGGTCACTTAAAACTGATCAACCGCTTGAGAAAGGACGGCTGGCAGGTGGAGTTGATATACCTTGCGCTCCCCAATGTCGAAACGTCCAAATTCAGGGTGGCCGAGCGCGTTTCACACGGCGGCCACAGCATTCCGGAGCGGGACATTGTACGGCGGTTTCCGCGCAGTCTTATCAACCTGTTCACCTTATTCAGCTCTGCGGTGAATCGTTGCGTATGCTTGATGAATGACACCAAAGACCCTGTTTTGACTTTCGAGCAACAGGGAAAAAACCGTGATATTCATCAAGAGGCTTATTTTAAACTGTTATCTAAGGAGGCCGGATTATGA
- a CDS encoding PAS domain S-box protein: MDKKIQIASAILEAIEDGIYVVGREFKLEYMNSAMIRELGNGVGKNCFEVIHRLREKCPWCLAQEVFDGKTQRREVRFPATNKYYDIIDVPLKSPDGGSVSMLSICRDITLRKQSQARLRASEKDYEYLFENVGCGVYISNKEGKVLNANRALIEMLGYESKEEFSKIDIATDLYLRPADRVKFQEMVERDGRVIDYEAEFKRKDKRPLTVLLTSHVRLNSQGEIVGYEGIIVDQSQRKLMEEKLRASEEDFKRLFELVECGVFISSKDGRFIKVNKALLDMLGYSSEAEFLTLDIARDLYVRPEDRKRFQEAIARDGRVVSQEVEFRKKDGGTVSVLLTGHARYDQKGIIIGYEGLNVDITQRKLMEKELKEAYDFINKIIKSSPNPIIAADMKGSIMIWNPAAEETLGYRAEEVIGKINIQDIYPDDMAFKVMKMMRGPDYGGVGKLRAYPMIFLKKDGTGVEGNLSAAILYDAGGKEVASVGSFVDLEERLEMERALQRTQAQLLQAEKLAAMGRLTSQIAHELNNPLYGIMNTLELMKTEIPPENRRRKILEMALSETMRLSDLLKKMLSFSKPDQEEKAVVNINMLLDEILSLHGKQLLENNIRISAALSEDLPNIFASRNQLRQVFINLIKNAMDAMPEGGELRVRTGSDAGRVRVDVSDNGIGIQKAHLGKIFDSFFTTKDSVKGVGLGLSVCYGFIKDHGGDIRVESKPGAGTTFIITLPCHDD, translated from the coding sequence ATGGATAAAAAAATTCAAATTGCATCCGCCATTCTTGAAGCGATCGAAGACGGCATTTACGTCGTCGGCCGGGAATTTAAGCTGGAATACATGAATTCGGCCATGATCAGAGAGTTGGGGAACGGTGTCGGGAAAAATTGTTTCGAAGTCATTCACCGACTGAGGGAGAAGTGCCCGTGGTGTTTGGCCCAGGAGGTTTTTGACGGCAAAACGCAGCGGCGGGAAGTGCGGTTTCCGGCGACCAATAAGTATTACGACATCATTGATGTGCCCCTCAAAAGCCCGGATGGCGGCAGCGTCTCCATGCTGAGTATTTGTCGGGATATCACGCTGAGAAAGCAAAGCCAGGCGCGGTTGCGGGCATCTGAAAAGGATTACGAATACCTTTTCGAGAATGTGGGATGCGGCGTGTATATCAGCAACAAGGAGGGCAAGGTCTTGAATGCAAATCGGGCCTTGATCGAAATGCTGGGGTATGAAAGCAAGGAAGAATTTTCGAAAATCGATATTGCAACGGATTTATATCTGCGGCCGGCGGATCGGGTGAAATTCCAGGAAATGGTCGAACGCGACGGCCGGGTGATCGATTATGAAGCCGAGTTCAAGCGCAAGGATAAACGCCCGTTAACCGTTCTTCTTACCAGTCATGTCCGATTAAATTCACAGGGCGAGATCGTAGGCTATGAAGGGATCATCGTTGACCAGTCCCAGAGAAAATTGATGGAAGAAAAACTCAGGGCCTCGGAAGAAGACTTTAAAAGGCTTTTTGAGTTGGTTGAATGCGGCGTTTTTATCAGCAGCAAGGACGGCAGGTTCATCAAAGTCAACAAAGCGCTTCTGGATATGCTGGGATACAGCAGTGAGGCGGAGTTTTTGACGCTGGATATCGCACGGGATCTTTACGTGCGGCCGGAGGATCGGAAACGATTCCAGGAGGCGATCGCGCGTGACGGCCGGGTGGTGAGCCAGGAGGTTGAATTCAGGAAAAAAGACGGCGGCACGGTGTCTGTCCTGCTGACAGGCCATGCGCGATACGACCAAAAGGGAATCATCATTGGTTATGAAGGGCTGAATGTGGATATTACCCAGCGAAAGCTGATGGAGAAAGAGTTAAAAGAAGCCTATGATTTCATAAATAAAATTATAAAAAGTTCCCCCAACCCCATCATTGCGGCCGACATGAAGGGCAGCATCATGATCTGGAATCCTGCCGCGGAAGAAACACTGGGGTATCGGGCAGAAGAAGTTATCGGGAAAATCAATATTCAAGATATTTATCCGGACGACATGGCCTTTAAGGTCATGAAGATGATGCGTGGCCCGGACTATGGGGGCGTGGGCAAGCTGCGCGCCTATCCCATGATATTTTTAAAAAAGGACGGCACCGGGGTGGAAGGTAACCTGTCCGCGGCGATTTTATATGATGCCGGCGGAAAGGAGGTCGCCTCCGTCGGCTCCTTTGTGGATCTCGAAGAGCGGCTCGAAATGGAGAGGGCGTTGCAGCGAACCCAGGCGCAGTTGCTGCAGGCTGAAAAACTGGCCGCCATGGGAAGACTGACCTCTCAGATCGCCCATGAACTCAACAACCCGCTTTACGGAATCATGAACACGCTGGAACTGATGAAAACAGAGATTCCACCGGAAAACAGGCGTCGCAAAATTTTGGAAATGGCTCTTTCGGAAACCATGCGCTTAAGTGACCTGCTCAAAAAAATGCTCTCCTTTTCCAAGCCGGACCAGGAAGAAAAGGCGGTCGTGAATATCAACATGCTGTTGGATGAAATCCTGTCGCTGCATGGAAAACAATTGCTTGAAAACAACATACGAATTTCCGCGGCCCTTTCAGAGGATCTGCCGAATATTTTCGCTTCCAGAAATCAATTGCGCCAAGTATTTATCAACCTGATCAAAAATGCAATGGACGCCATGCCGGAGGGAGGGGAGCTGCGCGTGCGTACCGGCAGCGACGCCGGTCGGGTTCGTGTCGATGTGTCCGATAACGGGATCGGCATTCAGAAAGCGCATTTGGGAAAAATATTTGACAGTTTTTTTACCACCAAGGACAGCGTCAAAGGCGTTGGCCTCGGCTTGTCCGTCTGTTACGGGTTTATCAAGGACCACGGCGGTGATATTCGGGTGGAGAGCAAGCCCGGCGCCGGCACCACGTTTATAATCACCCTGCCTTGCCACGACGATTGA